A part of Capsicum annuum cultivar UCD-10X-F1 chromosome 6, UCD10Xv1.1, whole genome shotgun sequence genomic DNA contains:
- the LOC107873573 gene encoding 60S ribosomal protein L5 produces MAFIKVQKTRAYFKRFQVKFKRRREGKTDYRARTRLINQDKNKYNTPKYRFVVRFTNKDIIAQIVSASIAGDMILASAYASELSHYGLKVGLTNYAAAYCTGLLLARRVLKKLEMDVEYQGNLDVNGEDYSVEPAESRRPFRALLDVGLIRTTTGNRVFGALKGALDGGIDIPHSEKRFAGFSKDSKQLDAEVHRKYIYGGHVAAYMNTLMEDEPEKYQSHFSMYLKSGVEPDNIEEMYKKVHAAIRADPSPKKSGKQPPKQHKRYNLKKLTYEERKARLIERLNALNAAGGNDDDDEEDDD; encoded by the exons GCCTTTATCAAAGTGCAGAAGACTAGGGCTTACTTTAAGCGTTTCCAGGTCAAGTTCAAGAGAAGGAGAG AGGGAAAGACGGACTATAGAGCCAGGACTCGGTTGATCAATCAGGACAAAAACAAGTACAACACTCCAAAATACCGTTTCGTTGTTCGATTT ACTAACAAGGACATAATTGCACAAATTGTGTCTGCTAGCATTGCTGGTGACATGATTCTTGCTTCTGCTTATGCAAGCGAGTTGTCTCATTATGGACTTAAAGTTGGACTGACAAACTATGCTGCCG CATACTGTACCGGACTTCTCTTGGCAAGACGAGTTCTCAAGAAGCTTGAAATGGACGTAGAGTACCAAGGAAATCTCGAT GTTAATGGGGAGGATTACTCTGTTGAACCTGCTGAAAGCAGAAGGCCTTTCCGTGCTCTCTTGGACGTTGGCCTTATAAGAACTACCACCGGAAACCGTGTTTTTGGTGCCCTCAAG GGTGCATTGGATGGTGGGATTGACATTCCTCACAGCGAGAAGAGGTTTGCTGGATTCAGCAAGGATTCTAAGCAACTCGATGCAGAAGTTCATCGCAAGTACATCTATGGTGGCCATGTTGCTGCATATATGAAT ACATTGATGGAAGACGAACCTGAGAAATATCAGTCACACTTTAGCATGTACCTCAAGTCGGGTGTTGAGCCAGACAATATTGAGGAGATGTACAAGAAGGTTCATGCTGCCATACGTGCAGATCCAAGCCCAAAGAAGTCTGGGAAGCAGCCTCCTAAGCAGCACAAGAG GTACAACCTCAAGAAGCTGACTTACGAAGAGAGGAAAGCTAGGTTGATCGAAAGGCTGAATGCATTGAACGCAGCTGGTGGAAATGACGACGATGATGAGGAAGACGACGATTAG